One stretch of Lacimicrobium alkaliphilum DNA includes these proteins:
- the gspH gene encoding type II secretion system minor pseudopilin GspH: MHSLRGRRQSGFTLLEVMLVLLLMGLVVGTVSFTSLSSSKEAELEEQARRFQVVVNMVSDFAVLNQLQIGLRIETAETEENGYYFVTLDEEQQWQRFEPERLFTPVALEEEFFLELQLEDLPWQQEDSLFDNRLFDETLSVSEDSVEIGDEEEQLPPPQVLILSSGEITPFSLTFGFEPTFGNEGPVYFQVMAEDMPPLTISEPLDAL; this comes from the coding sequence ATGCATTCCCTTCGGGGCAGGCGTCAGTCAGGCTTTACCCTGCTGGAGGTCATGCTGGTACTGCTGTTGATGGGCCTGGTAGTTGGCACGGTCAGCTTTACCAGCCTGAGCAGCAGTAAGGAAGCGGAACTGGAAGAACAGGCCAGACGCTTTCAGGTGGTGGTCAATATGGTGTCTGATTTTGCGGTGCTGAATCAGTTACAAATTGGCCTGCGCATTGAAACCGCTGAAACAGAAGAAAACGGCTATTACTTTGTGACCCTGGACGAAGAACAGCAATGGCAGCGTTTTGAGCCTGAACGATTGTTTACCCCTGTAGCGCTGGAAGAAGAATTTTTCCTTGAGCTACAGCTCGAGGATCTGCCCTGGCAGCAGGAAGACAGCCTGTTTGATAATCGTTTGTTCGATGAAACCTTATCGGTCAGTGAGGATAGTGTGGAGATTGGTGATGAGGAAGAACAATTGCCACCGCCACAAGTCCTGATCCTCTCCAGTGGCGAGATCACGCCCTTTAGTCTCACCTTTGGTTTTGAACCAACCTTTGGTAACGAGGGCCCGGTGTATTTTCAGGTCATGGCCGAAGATATGCCGCCGCTTACTATCAGTGAACCACTGGACGCCCTATGA
- the gspI gene encoding type II secretion system minor pseudopilin GspI yields the protein MRTTGMTLLEVMVALLIFAITGTAVMKAASEHLNNITVIEDVTFATWVANNRLARVQLEGRWPPQNNHKGTEELAGRIWHWRQIVKETTDKDMRAVEVEVGLKADANSSITSVSTFVTRLKGEKE from the coding sequence ATGAGAACCACGGGGATGACCTTACTGGAAGTGATGGTGGCACTGCTGATTTTTGCCATTACCGGTACCGCGGTAATGAAAGCCGCCAGTGAGCACCTCAACAATATCACCGTGATCGAAGATGTTACCTTCGCCACCTGGGTTGCTAATAATCGCCTGGCCCGTGTACAGCTGGAGGGGCGCTGGCCGCCGCAGAATAATCACAAAGGCACCGAAGAGCTGGCTGGCCGCATCTGGCACTGGCGACAAATCGTCAAGGAAACCACCGACAAGGATATGCGCGCGGTAGAAGTCGAGGTTGGCCTGAAGGCAGATGCAAACAGTTCCATTACCAGTGTCAGCACCTTTGTTACCCGGCTCAAAGGGGAAAAAGAATAA
- the gspJ gene encoding type II secretion system minor pseudopilin GspJ has protein sequence MFARAFTLLEILIAMAIFSMIGLASHGVLMTVLDSDEISTERSAELQALQRAMLFLERDLMQAAARPVRINGEASDQVLQGGANLLESSADGLALVRSGWHNPQLMLPRSTLQAVGYRLYDGKLQRLYGNYPDNIIGFEPKVKTLLSDIEDFQVQFVVSRTQQSRQIEWNDSYQGTVLPRAIAVEIQSQHFGLIRREFLLTNTGSDNAAE, from the coding sequence ATGTTCGCCAGAGCCTTCACCTTGCTGGAGATTCTGATCGCCATGGCCATCTTCAGCATGATCGGCCTGGCCTCTCATGGTGTACTGATGACGGTGCTGGACAGTGATGAGATCTCAACCGAGCGCTCTGCTGAATTACAGGCTCTGCAACGGGCCATGCTGTTTCTGGAGCGGGACTTAATGCAGGCCGCTGCGCGCCCGGTAAGAATCAATGGTGAAGCCAGTGACCAGGTCTTGCAGGGCGGTGCCAATCTGCTGGAAAGCAGCGCCGATGGCCTGGCGCTGGTGCGCAGCGGCTGGCACAACCCGCAACTTATGCTGCCCCGCAGTACCTTGCAGGCAGTAGGCTATCGGTTGTATGACGGCAAGCTGCAAAGGTTATATGGTAATTATCCGGACAATATCATCGGTTTTGAGCCGAAAGTTAAAACCCTGCTCAGTGATATCGAAGATTTTCAGGTGCAGTTTGTGGTCAGTCGTACTCAGCAATCCAGACAGATTGAATGGAATGACAGCTACCAGGGTACCGTGTTACCCCGGGCCATCGCCGTCGAGATCCAGAGTCAGCACTTTGGGCTGATCCGGCGGGAATTTCTTCTTACCAACACAGGCAGTGACAATGCAGCGGAATAA
- the gspK gene encoding type II secretion system minor pseudopilin GspK: MQRNKGVALLLVLLIVAFVSIIATQMGSKLQLQASRAINIKDNNQAQWYAMGAEQYARKAITQLLEEANGVIHLEQPWAEEDIRFPLPGGELQVRLTDLQSCFNINALQSQEKANTPDPLAEAFKRLLQADSLEIPSYEADVFSDSVLDWLDTDDRIRPFGAEDSDYEAKLPPYLPANNLMVDVSELRMVHGANREWLTKLLDWVCVLPNDSNFKLNVNTIKQEQAPVLHALLGNGISLQDVEGIIASRKPDGFEEVADFLALPEITALELNDTQREWFDVSTDYFMLHSKASYNDASFSMKSVLKVNDDNSVAVTYREFGGF; encoded by the coding sequence ATGCAGCGGAATAAAGGTGTTGCCCTGTTGCTGGTGCTGCTGATTGTGGCCTTTGTCAGCATCATTGCCACCCAGATGGGCAGCAAGTTGCAATTACAGGCCTCCCGCGCGATTAACATCAAAGACAATAATCAGGCCCAGTGGTACGCCATGGGCGCCGAGCAGTATGCCCGCAAAGCTATTACTCAGTTACTCGAAGAAGCAAATGGCGTGATTCACTTAGAGCAGCCCTGGGCTGAAGAAGATATTCGCTTTCCGCTGCCCGGCGGCGAGCTGCAAGTGCGCCTTACGGATCTGCAAAGCTGCTTTAATATTAACGCGCTGCAGTCACAGGAAAAGGCCAATACCCCTGACCCTCTGGCCGAAGCCTTTAAGCGCCTGTTACAAGCCGACAGTCTCGAAATCCCCTCTTACGAGGCCGATGTATTCAGTGATTCTGTACTTGACTGGCTGGACACAGACGACCGCATCCGGCCCTTTGGTGCAGAGGACAGCGATTATGAGGCCAAACTGCCCCCTTACCTGCCCGCCAACAACCTGATGGTGGATGTGTCAGAACTGCGCATGGTGCATGGGGCCAACCGTGAATGGTTAACCAAACTGCTGGATTGGGTCTGTGTACTACCTAACGACAGTAACTTTAAGCTTAACGTCAATACGATCAAACAAGAGCAGGCGCCGGTACTGCACGCGTTGCTGGGCAATGGTATCAGCCTGCAGGATGTCGAAGGCATTATTGCCTCGCGCAAGCCTGATGGCTTCGAAGAGGTGGCCGATTTTCTGGCCTTGCCGGAAATTACCGCGCTGGAGCTGAATGATACACAGCGGGAATGGTTTGATGTGAGCACGGATTATTTTATGTTGCACAGCAAAGCCAGTTACAATGACGCCAGCTTCAGCATGAAATCCGTATTGAAGGTGAACGACGACAATAGTGTAGCCGTGACCTATCGCGAGTTTGGAGGGTTCTGA
- the gspL gene encoding type II secretion system protein GspL gives MSEQLIIRLGSTPLDPIQWLVYSTSEEEIIASGELADASHLHSLKERAADRPVTALAPTSDILLQWVTLPARAGRKVVAAIPFMLEDELSTDIDSQLFAIGPRQANQQAVAVVAKEKVRSWLTNLEQAGLRCHKLIPDILALPEPEDEWPLLQIGEHLLLRQDKWKGIQGESEWLLSAVSHYARQQPETITIANYSDLELPSLPNISISSQQLEMPMKVLASGALACSFNLLQGEFKPRKQASGSWQKWRLAAVLAGIALTTSLIDKGIQAQQLASEREHLEQQIRAEFKRAMPEITRTANVKSRMEQKLQELQQGGSGASMLAMLAQLAQAFEQTQLKPQTLRFDSSRAELRMQAEAKSFEALEQFRRLAESQGFSVQQGAINNTDNQVISSLSIRS, from the coding sequence ATGAGCGAACAACTGATAATCCGGTTAGGATCAACCCCACTCGACCCCATCCAGTGGCTGGTCTACTCCACTTCTGAAGAAGAGATTATCGCCTCAGGAGAGCTGGCCGATGCCAGCCATCTGCACAGCCTTAAGGAAAGGGCCGCCGATCGCCCGGTTACGGCACTGGCACCTACCAGTGATATTTTGCTGCAGTGGGTCACACTGCCGGCCAGAGCAGGCCGTAAAGTGGTCGCAGCCATTCCCTTTATGCTCGAGGATGAACTCAGTACCGATATCGACAGCCAGTTATTTGCCATTGGCCCGCGCCAGGCTAATCAACAGGCGGTAGCGGTAGTGGCAAAGGAAAAAGTGCGGAGCTGGTTAACCAACCTGGAACAGGCGGGGCTGCGCTGCCATAAGCTGATCCCCGATATTCTTGCCCTGCCAGAACCGGAAGATGAATGGCCTTTGTTACAGATCGGAGAGCATCTTCTTCTGCGTCAGGATAAATGGAAAGGGATACAGGGTGAAAGTGAGTGGTTACTCTCTGCCGTTTCTCACTATGCCAGACAGCAACCGGAAACCATCACTATTGCCAACTATTCAGACCTTGAGCTGCCGTCTCTGCCCAATATCAGCATTTCGTCACAACAGCTGGAAATGCCCATGAAAGTGCTGGCCAGCGGTGCGCTGGCCTGTTCTTTTAATCTGTTGCAGGGTGAGTTCAAACCCAGAAAACAAGCCAGCGGCAGCTGGCAGAAATGGCGGCTGGCGGCGGTATTGGCGGGTATAGCCCTGACCACCAGCCTGATCGACAAAGGCATTCAGGCTCAGCAACTGGCCAGTGAGCGCGAGCACCTGGAACAACAAATCCGGGCCGAGTTTAAACGGGCCATGCCGGAAATAACAAGAACTGCTAATGTGAAAAGCAGAATGGAGCAGAAGCTCCAAGAACTACAGCAAGGCGGCTCGGGCGCTTCGATGCTGGCAATGCTGGCACAGCTTGCGCAGGCCTTTGAGCAAACTCAGCTCAAGCCCCAGACGCTGAGGTTTGACAGCAGCAGAGCCGAGCTGCGCATGCAGGCAGAAGCGAAAAGCTTCGAAGCCCTGGAGCAATTCCGGCGCCTGGCCGAGTCTCAGGGCTTTAGCGTGCAACAGGGTGCCATTAATAACACCGATAACCAGGTGATCAGCTCATTGTCCATAAGGAGTTAA
- the gspM gene encoding type II secretion system protein GspM: MNPILQKFRQLSEREQRLVVLVAAFMAMLLFYLLVWSPLNQSVERNRTAIENQKELLSWVQQNANRIIQLKQSGGSASRFTGSLTQAVNQSANQHDIMITRMQPQNEQLQVWVDEADFNKVLNWLEAIESQGIVILDADFSETSTPGHIRIRRLQLSKS, translated from the coding sequence GTGAATCCGATACTGCAAAAATTCAGGCAACTGTCTGAGCGGGAACAACGCCTGGTGGTTCTGGTGGCCGCATTTATGGCCATGCTGCTGTTTTACCTGCTGGTATGGTCGCCGCTGAACCAGTCTGTAGAGCGCAACCGGACCGCCATCGAAAATCAGAAAGAATTGCTCAGTTGGGTGCAGCAAAATGCCAACCGCATTATTCAGCTTAAGCAAAGCGGCGGCAGTGCCAGCCGCTTCACTGGCTCGCTCACTCAGGCCGTTAACCAGAGTGCCAATCAGCATGACATTATGATCACCCGCATGCAGCCACAGAATGAGCAGTTACAGGTATGGGTGGACGAAGCTGACTTTAACAAGGTACTTAACTGGCTTGAGGCCATCGAGAGTCAGGGCATAGTGATTCTGGACGCAGATTTCAGCGAAACCAGTACACCGGGACACATCCGTATCCGCCGCCTTCAGCTAAGCAAATCATGA
- a CDS encoding type II secretion system protein N: MNRKTIMALLAGLLAYIIFLIAKLPAEHLVSRVDLPDSLRIQDVSGTVWQGRIEQMSIQGIPVRAVQWQLSPWGLFAGKAVLDLQAGNIRNADELSLDGQVSLSMSAVGASNLDIYVPADLIIAQLPLPLPVNARGRFKVALQELDYARQCRSLEGQGQWLNAEVAGTQGYIALGNFDADLNCKAESVLVNIKEPNSFGLSAQATISPALDIRVSGRFKPAQELPQEVHEAARLFGRPDSDGYYQIRL, from the coding sequence ATGAACCGCAAAACCATAATGGCCCTGCTGGCGGGCCTGCTTGCCTATATTATCTTCCTTATTGCCAAACTGCCGGCGGAGCACCTTGTTTCGCGGGTTGACCTGCCTGACAGCCTCAGAATTCAGGATGTCAGTGGCACCGTCTGGCAAGGGCGGATTGAACAGATGAGCATCCAGGGCATTCCTGTGCGCGCTGTACAGTGGCAACTCAGCCCCTGGGGACTGTTCGCCGGCAAGGCGGTTCTGGACCTGCAGGCGGGCAATATCCGCAACGCCGATGAGCTGTCATTAGACGGCCAGGTCAGCCTGTCTATGAGTGCAGTGGGCGCCAGCAATTTGGATATTTATGTACCGGCAGATTTGATCATTGCACAACTGCCTCTGCCCTTGCCGGTGAATGCCAGGGGCCGCTTTAAGGTGGCATTGCAGGAACTGGATTATGCCCGGCAATGCCGGTCTCTTGAAGGACAAGGGCAATGGCTGAATGCGGAAGTAGCCGGTACTCAGGGCTACATTGCACTGGGGAATTTTGATGCCGACCTTAACTGCAAGGCTGAATCAGTGTTGGTGAATATTAAAGAGCCCAACAGTTTTGGCCTCAGCGCCCAGGCCACGATTTCCCCTGCCCTCGATATCCGGGTCAGCGGCCGCTTTAAACCTGCTCAGGAATTACCCCAGGAAGTCCATGAGGCGGCGCGGCTGTTTGGTCGGCCGGATAGCGACGGGTATTACCAGATAAGGCTTTAG
- the yrfG gene encoding GMP/IMP nucleotidase, which yields MPMLAWNEIDTVLLDMDGTLLDLHFDNHFWLEYVPARLAERDGLAPEQARDYMRAEYAKVAGTIHWYCLDYWADKLQMDIVAAKREIQHLISMREDTLPFLDALRETGREVVLVTNAHPQSLSLKVERTQLDQHIDTLISTHEFGVTKESQLLWQKLQQRLGFESARTLFVDDSLSILHAAAEFGIGHLLAVQNPDSKLPVREIDEFVAVQDYRYLLDDIRRYPVV from the coding sequence TTGCCTATGCTGGCCTGGAACGAAATCGACACCGTTTTACTGGATATGGATGGCACATTGCTGGATTTGCACTTTGATAATCATTTCTGGCTGGAGTATGTGCCTGCCAGGCTGGCCGAGCGGGACGGACTGGCCCCGGAACAGGCCCGTGACTATATGCGTGCTGAATATGCCAAGGTGGCAGGTACCATTCACTGGTATTGTCTGGATTACTGGGCAGACAAACTGCAAATGGATATCGTCGCCGCCAAGCGCGAAATTCAGCATCTGATCAGCATGCGCGAAGACACCCTGCCTTTTCTTGATGCGCTCAGAGAAACCGGCAGAGAGGTGGTGCTGGTGACGAATGCGCACCCGCAGAGTCTGTCACTGAAGGTGGAGCGCACCCAATTGGATCAGCATATTGATACCCTGATTTCTACCCATGAATTCGGGGTCACCAAGGAGTCACAACTGTTATGGCAGAAATTACAACAACGGCTTGGGTTTGAGTCTGCCAGAACACTGTTTGTGGATGACAGCCTGAGCATATTACATGCGGCAGCAGAGTTTGGTATCGGTCATTTACTGGCGGTGCAAAACCCCGATTCCAAACTGCCTGTGCGTGAGATTGATGAATTTGTGGCGGTTCAGGATTACCGCTATCTACTGGATGATATTCGCCGCTATCCGGTAGTCTGA
- the nudE gene encoding ADP compounds hydrolase NudE, which translates to MSKVDTDKVLPRIHDATVVAKSRLFHIERLDLEFSNGARREFERMRGSGRGAVMLVPFLDADTLLLVQEYAAGTHSYQLGFPKGLIDPGEDALQAGNRELMEEVGYGANKLHPLHKISMAPAFFNASMDILIAEDLYPKRLPGDEPEPLEVVLWPVQELDSLLHRPDFTEARSISALLLVERWLRNNR; encoded by the coding sequence ATGAGTAAAGTCGACACAGATAAAGTTCTGCCCCGGATCCATGATGCAACAGTGGTGGCGAAGAGTCGGCTGTTTCACATTGAAAGACTGGATCTGGAATTTTCCAATGGCGCAAGACGGGAATTTGAGCGCATGCGCGGCTCCGGTCGCGGAGCAGTAATGCTGGTGCCTTTTCTTGATGCCGACACCCTGCTGCTGGTGCAGGAATATGCTGCCGGCACCCATTCTTACCAGCTCGGCTTCCCTAAAGGCCTGATCGATCCCGGCGAGGATGCCCTGCAGGCTGGCAACAGAGAACTGATGGAAGAGGTGGGTTATGGCGCAAATAAACTGCACCCACTGCATAAGATCAGCATGGCGCCGGCCTTTTTTAATGCCAGTATGGACATACTGATCGCCGAAGACCTATACCCAAAAAGACTGCCCGGTGATGAACCCGAGCCGCTGGAAGTGGTACTCTGGCCAGTACAGGAGCTGGACAGCTTGTTGCATCGGCCTGATTTCACTGAGGCGCGCAGCATTTCCGCCCTGTTACTGGTTGAACGCTGGTTGAGGAATAACAGGTAA
- a CDS encoding YceI family protein, translating to MKIISLLSLLLLSASASAAWQLDQEQSSISFLSTKNNQVTEISHFKSFEGSLSDKGELKVTIDLLSVDTKIEIRDTRMQEHLFKLFPKAHFTAQIPDSVLSLNSGETQLLDVKASLELNTKTKTLPLKVQVSRLENGSFVATTAEPVLISAIEFGLTDGIKKLREIAGLDSIDLIIPVSFNAVFSD from the coding sequence ATGAAAATCATTAGTTTATTAAGCCTGCTGTTACTCTCTGCATCCGCTTCCGCGGCCTGGCAGTTGGATCAGGAACAATCCAGCATCAGTTTTCTGTCTACCAAAAATAACCAGGTGACTGAGATAAGCCATTTCAAATCTTTTGAGGGTAGTCTGAGTGACAAAGGTGAGCTTAAGGTCACTATTGATTTGTTGTCGGTGGATACCAAAATAGAGATTCGTGACACCCGCATGCAGGAGCATCTGTTCAAGCTGTTTCCCAAGGCCCATTTTACCGCACAGATACCCGACTCTGTATTGTCTTTAAACAGCGGCGAAACTCAGTTGCTCGATGTTAAAGCCAGCCTGGAGCTGAATACCAAAACCAAAACGCTGCCGCTAAAAGTGCAGGTCAGCCGCCTCGAAAATGGCAGTTTTGTGGCCACAACAGCTGAGCCGGTGCTGATCAGCGCGATTGAGTTTGGCCTCACTGATGGCATCAAAAAACTCAGAGAAATCGCCGGACTGGACAGCATTGATCTGATTATACCGGTCAGTTTTAATGCGGTATTTTCTGACTAA
- a CDS encoding YheU family protein: MIIPISEVQQDTLEQIIESFVLREGTDYGEQEISLAEKVAQVHQQLKQGEVLLVYSELYETVNIVPKDFYQPD, encoded by the coding sequence ATGATCATTCCCATCAGTGAAGTACAGCAGGATACGCTGGAGCAGATCATCGAGTCTTTCGTGCTCAGGGAAGGCACAGATTATGGGGAACAGGAAATCAGTCTGGCCGAGAAAGTCGCGCAGGTACATCAGCAGCTAAAACAGGGTGAGGTGCTGCTGGTGTACTCTGAACTGTATGAAACGGTCAATATTGTGCCTAAAGACTTTTACCAGCCGGATTAG
- a CDS encoding hydrolase, giving the protein MNKAPFGQITESEFSPPWWALNRHIQTLWPRFIQRRTPVDLRWEQLDLPDGDFVELAWTPQQPDPKGLVVCFHGLEGSVRSHYANDMAAFLHKMGWQTVVMHFRGCGNRPNLTPRAYHSGDTEDAMYLLEKLQGRYPHLHRYAVGFSLGANMLLKLLGENIRQRWIKGAVAISPPLKLAECAVSIGRGFSQVYQRYLLNSMRNRLLGKMQQLDYSDLLDIDAEKVSSFKCFRDFDQYITAPLHGFDDADDYYQKCSAIHYLRHIQTPTLVLHSADDPFMNTKVIPRPDQISANVRVELSRKGGHVGFMQGTPWKPVIWTHQRVLSFLNENRAALA; this is encoded by the coding sequence GTGAACAAGGCCCCCTTTGGCCAGATTACCGAAAGCGAGTTCTCACCTCCCTGGTGGGCACTTAACCGCCATATTCAGACTCTGTGGCCGAGATTTATCCAGCGCAGAACGCCTGTTGATCTGCGCTGGGAGCAACTCGACCTGCCCGATGGTGACTTTGTGGAACTGGCCTGGACACCGCAGCAACCTGATCCCAAAGGGCTGGTGGTGTGCTTTCATGGCCTTGAGGGCTCGGTACGTTCTCATTATGCCAATGACATGGCGGCCTTTTTACATAAGATGGGCTGGCAGACGGTGGTCATGCATTTCCGCGGGTGCGGCAACCGGCCCAATCTTACGCCCAGAGCTTACCATTCCGGAGATACGGAAGACGCCATGTACCTGCTGGAAAAATTACAGGGCCGCTATCCCCACTTGCATCGTTATGCCGTTGGTTTTTCCCTTGGCGCCAATATGCTGCTGAAGCTGCTCGGTGAGAATATTCGCCAGCGCTGGATTAAAGGGGCAGTGGCGATTTCTCCGCCACTTAAGCTGGCCGAATGTGCGGTCAGTATTGGTCGCGGCTTTTCTCAGGTTTATCAGCGCTACTTACTTAACAGTATGCGCAACAGATTATTAGGCAAGATGCAGCAACTGGATTATTCCGATCTGCTCGACATTGATGCAGAAAAAGTCAGCAGTTTTAAGTGCTTCAGAGATTTTGACCAGTACATCACTGCGCCGCTGCACGGCTTTGACGATGCCGATGACTATTACCAAAAGTGCAGCGCTATCCATTACTTGCGCCATATACAGACGCCAACACTGGTATTACACTCCGCCGATGACCCCTTTATGAACACTAAGGTCATCCCGCGCCCGGATCAGATATCGGCCAATGTCAGGGTGGAACTTAGCCGCAAAGGTGGTCATGTGGGATTTATGCAGGGTACCCCCTGGAAACCGGTGATCTGGACCCATCAGCGGGTTTTATCTTTTTTAAACGAGAACCGGGCGGCACTGGCATGA
- a CDS encoding TIGR02444 family protein produces the protein MTLSASDFWDFSLKVYPDWQQTLLLLQDDYDLNINLLLFCLYLEQRNQRLSAQQMATLMQNCEQTRPLLMSLREVRRAAKGVNQQAYSQLKQAELELEKQQQQALIRAANSMQFSEVQGKGNLQSYVELKQLTDSEALQKLLNKLVY, from the coding sequence ATGACACTCAGTGCCAGTGATTTCTGGGACTTCAGTCTGAAGGTTTATCCTGACTGGCAGCAGACCCTGTTGTTGTTGCAGGATGACTACGATCTGAATATTAATCTGCTGTTGTTTTGTCTTTACCTTGAGCAGCGAAATCAAAGGCTGAGTGCTCAGCAGATGGCAACTCTTATGCAGAACTGTGAGCAGACCAGGCCTCTGTTGATGTCGCTGCGTGAGGTCCGCCGGGCCGCCAAAGGGGTAAATCAGCAGGCTTATTCACAGCTTAAACAGGCAGAGCTTGAACTGGAAAAACAGCAGCAACAGGCGCTTATACGCGCGGCTAATTCGATGCAATTTTCAGAGGTGCAGGGTAAAGGTAACCTCCAGAGTTATGTGGAGCTAAAACAGTTGACCGACTCAGAGGCATTACAGAAATTGCTTAACAAGCTGGTTTATTGA